The following coding sequences are from one Atribacteraceae bacterium window:
- a CDS encoding NAD-dependent epimerase/dehydratase family protein translates to MKKKKVVVVGGSGHIGSYLIPMLVTRGYETVVFSRRNTKPYPASLAWREVVWVDTDREIDEKNGRWAELLEEHSPDILVDIICFEPESARLLREVFVEKETHLLSCGTVWVYGKTEIVPTPEWASRFPQNDYSRKKMIIEKELLEATSRGEIRATVIHPGHITGPGKPFITPFGDNNPRTIQQIINGEEIFLLDGGLSTLHHVHPRDVAALFFRALELPRFSVRESFNCCGSHALTFLGLGRYLARLLGVEFRYQSISLEEYEERFGFPEMAALHVRQGCCVSMDKARELLNFLPSYSPEEAVREAVEDLLKKGILKETNDEHI, encoded by the coding sequence ATGAAAAAAAAGAAAGTAGTAGTTGTAGGTGGCAGTGGTCATATCGGGAGTTATCTCATTCCCATGCTCGTGACCCGCGGGTACGAAACCGTGGTCTTTTCCCGCCGGAATACAAAACCCTATCCCGCTTCATTAGCCTGGCGGGAAGTCGTCTGGGTTGATACCGACCGGGAAATCGATGAAAAAAACGGCCGCTGGGCAGAACTCCTGGAGGAACACTCACCGGACATTCTGGTCGATATCATTTGTTTCGAGCCGGAGAGCGCCCGGCTTCTGCGCGAAGTTTTTGTGGAAAAAGAAACTCACCTTCTGTCCTGCGGAACGGTCTGGGTCTATGGAAAAACGGAAATCGTCCCGACGCCGGAGTGGGCTTCCCGTTTTCCGCAGAACGACTACTCCCGGAAGAAAATGATCATTGAAAAAGAACTGCTGGAGGCTACCAGTCGGGGAGAGATCCGCGCGACAGTCATCCATCCGGGTCACATTACCGGACCTGGTAAACCCTTCATCACCCCGTTTGGGGACAACAACCCCAGAACAATTCAGCAAATCATCAACGGGGAGGAGATCTTTCTCCTGGATGGGGGATTATCGACGCTTCATCATGTCCACCCCAGAGATGTCGCCGCCCTGTTCTTCCGGGCTCTGGAGCTTCCGCGATTCTCGGTCAGGGAAAGTTTCAACTGCTGCGGAAGCCACGCGCTGACCTTTTTGGGGTTGGGCCGCTACCTGGCCCGTTTGCTCGGGGTTGAATTCCGCTACCAGTCTATTTCTCTCGAAGAATACGAAGAGCGCTTTGGGTTCCCGGAGATGGCTGCACTGCATGTCCGGCAGGGCTGCTGTGTCTCGATGGACAAAGCCCGAGAGCTCCTGAATTTCCTCCCCAGTTACAGCCCGGAAGAAGCGGTGCGGGAGGCCGTCGAAGATCTGTTGAAAAAAGGGATACTCAAGGAGACGAATGATGAGCATATATAA
- a CDS encoding class II fructose-bisphosphate aldolase, translating to MNTPKSEQNLAAMSLGEIMERAYRKHVVVPAFNIPYLPMVRAVAEVLRECETFALLEVARPDINRFEAGSFRAIKEEYDRWADRSVSRLHQDHVPVVDEEGKEVDWESLIKEALDLGYDSVMIDGSRLSLAENIRITRVVVDMAHARDVLVEAELGSVLGHEAGPLPPYEELFVSGKGFTSPEEAKRFVDETGVDWLSVAVGNIHGAISGAARDNKKMEACLNIDHLDTIARMTNRPLVLHGGSGIQKTYVLQAIAHGITKINVGTEIRQAYEQGFRKNGKIEEAIAMLQERTEALITDYYGIRGSIKLLMKY from the coding sequence TTGAATACACCAAAATCAGAACAAAACCTCGCGGCAATGTCTCTTGGGGAAATCATGGAACGGGCGTACCGGAAACACGTGGTGGTCCCGGCCTTCAACATTCCGTATCTACCAATGGTGCGGGCGGTTGCTGAAGTTCTGCGTGAATGTGAAACATTTGCCCTGCTGGAAGTGGCCCGTCCGGATATCAACCGTTTTGAAGCGGGAAGTTTCCGAGCGATCAAGGAAGAGTACGACCGCTGGGCGGATCGGTCGGTTTCCCGTTTACATCAGGACCATGTACCGGTGGTCGATGAAGAAGGGAAAGAAGTCGATTGGGAGTCCTTGATCAAAGAGGCATTGGATTTGGGCTATGACTCGGTAATGATCGACGGATCACGCTTGAGCCTGGCGGAGAACATCCGGATTACCCGGGTCGTGGTGGATATGGCCCATGCCCGGGATGTCCTGGTCGAGGCGGAACTGGGTTCTGTTCTCGGCCACGAGGCGGGTCCTTTGCCTCCTTATGAAGAGCTGTTCGTTTCCGGAAAGGGCTTTACCTCCCCCGAGGAGGCGAAAAGATTTGTCGATGAGACCGGAGTGGACTGGTTGTCGGTCGCCGTGGGGAACATCCACGGGGCAATCAGCGGCGCCGCCCGGGACAATAAAAAGATGGAGGCCTGTTTGAACATTGACCACTTAGACACCATCGCCCGGATGACCAACCGGCCTCTGGTCCTCCACGGGGGATCGGGTATCCAGAAAACCTATGTCCTACAGGCCATCGCCCATGGCATCACTAAAATCAACGTCGGGACAGAAATCCGTCAGGCGTACGAACAGGGTTTTCGGAAGAACGGAAAAATTGAGGAAGCCATCGCCATGCTCCAAGAGCGAACCGAGGCCCTGATCACCGATTACTACGGCATCCGCGGCTCAATAAAGCTATTGATGAAATATTAA
- a CDS encoding manganese efflux pump has protein sequence MLTLSVIAVGLGLDAFSLAVAFGMCHSVCNVGMKLRLALSFGFFQVFMLITGFFTGAQIAHLVETSDHWIIFAVLGTVGLKMIRDALKTEEDQAPVDYSRGLPLLAASAASSIDALAVGFSLGLITNSIVAPALLIGTVTCLMTFAGVELGNRVGRKLVSRPELIGGIAILAIGVKILLRGIIG, from the coding sequence ATGCTTACACTATCGGTCATAGCGGTTGGGTTGGGACTGGACGCTTTTTCCCTGGCGGTGGCCTTTGGGATGTGTCATTCCGTATGTAATGTGGGTATGAAATTGCGCTTGGCTCTCTCTTTTGGGTTTTTCCAGGTCTTCATGCTCATTACCGGTTTTTTTACCGGGGCTCAAATCGCCCACCTGGTCGAAACCTCTGACCACTGGATCATTTTTGCGGTCCTGGGGACGGTGGGATTGAAGATGATCCGGGATGCCCTGAAAACAGAGGAAGATCAAGCCCCCGTCGATTACAGCCGGGGATTGCCACTTCTGGCTGCATCCGCGGCGTCCAGTATCGATGCTTTGGCTGTCGGTTTTTCGCTTGGTCTGATCACGAATTCGATCGTAGCGCCCGCTTTACTGATTGGAACTGTGACTTGTCTGATGACTTTTGCCGGAGTCGAACTGGGAAACCGGGTGGGCAGAAAACTGGTTTCCCGGCCGGAACTGATCGGCGGTATCGCCATTCTGGCGATTGGAGTGAAAATACTCCTGAGAGGGATCATTGGATA